Proteins co-encoded in one uncultured Draconibacterium sp. genomic window:
- a CDS encoding LysR substrate-binding domain-containing protein — protein MDYRDIVFIAVAENLSFSKAAADLHISQPAVTNHIKELEIKFNSSLFERIGNKIYLTDKGKIVYNKFKQIEQYYRELDFEIGQLNNSISGDFIIGASSTISQYVIPKIIASFHKRFPKVNMHLINGNSFEIEQLLLDSKIDMALVENHASQSGIRYKNFLDDELIFVSGENSVFTKRKNINKNDLLQIPIVLREKGSGTLEVIKEAFLRQNLDFENLNVPIHLGGTEAIKNFLLDFDGLAIVSKQAVITELNLKKLVEIKVAGFSIPRKFRIAYKIGHISRQVELFENFLLRYNY, from the coding sequence ATGGATTATAGAGATATTGTATTTATTGCTGTTGCTGAAAATCTTAGCTTCTCAAAAGCTGCTGCTGATTTGCATATAAGTCAACCGGCAGTAACTAATCATATAAAGGAATTAGAAATTAAATTTAATTCTAGTTTGTTCGAACGTATAGGGAACAAAATTTACCTTACCGATAAGGGGAAAATTGTGTATAATAAATTCAAGCAAATTGAGCAATATTACAGGGAACTCGATTTTGAAATAGGTCAGTTAAACAATAGCATTTCAGGAGATTTTATAATTGGAGCCAGCTCCACCATATCGCAGTACGTTATTCCTAAAATAATTGCCTCATTTCATAAACGTTTCCCGAAAGTAAATATGCACCTAATCAATGGCAATTCGTTTGAAATAGAGCAACTTTTACTCGATAGCAAAATTGACATGGCACTGGTAGAAAATCACGCATCTCAATCGGGTATCAGGTATAAAAATTTCCTTGATGACGAGCTGATTTTTGTAAGCGGAGAAAATAGTGTTTTCACAAAACGAAAGAATATTAACAAAAACGATTTACTTCAAATTCCGATTGTATTAAGAGAAAAGGGCTCAGGCACACTGGAAGTAATAAAAGAAGCTTTTTTAAGACAAAACCTTGATTTCGAGAATCTAAATGTGCCTATTCATTTGGGAGGAACCGAAGCCATAAAGAATTTTCTTCTCGATTTTGACGGTTTAGCAATTGTATCAAAACAAGCTGTAATAACTGAACTGAATCTGAAAAAACTGGTAGAAATTAAGGTAGCAGGTTTTAGTATTCCCCGCAAATTTCGTATTGCCTACAAAATCGGACATATAAGCCGGCAGGTTGAATTATTTGAAAATTTCCTGCTTCGGTATAACTATTAG
- a CDS encoding sulfite exporter TauE/SafE family protein translates to MPNIYIILTIVASSFIKGITGFGFALLSLPILLTWYEPKEIIPVLMICNLIASLFIILQKKESKLLDKPSIALIIAGGLFTILGVVVLKYIKADWLIHFSGILFIVLTILSLINNKKEKGTIPMYVYPVVGAVIGLITGTVSISGPPLALFLNKAKINNEKFREIFAWFSIVTATIAIIGYFHLGLLTNQALKLSLLFTPILLAGTIIGKRLNKVLPITSFRTVNVVLTFISCLLLLYK, encoded by the coding sequence ATGCCAAATATTTATATCATACTAACCATTGTTGCTTCCAGTTTTATAAAGGGAATAACCGGATTTGGATTTGCACTATTATCGCTGCCAATACTTTTAACCTGGTACGAACCAAAAGAAATAATTCCCGTTCTGATGATTTGTAATTTAATTGCTTCCTTATTCATCATCTTGCAGAAAAAAGAAAGTAAACTACTTGATAAACCATCAATAGCTTTAATAATTGCAGGAGGTTTATTTACCATTTTGGGCGTTGTTGTTTTGAAATATATAAAAGCTGATTGGTTAATTCATTTTTCGGGAATACTATTTATTGTACTTACTATTCTGTCGTTAATAAATAATAAAAAAGAAAAAGGAACTATACCAATGTATGTCTATCCTGTTGTTGGAGCAGTTATTGGGCTTATAACAGGAACAGTTTCAATTAGTGGGCCACCTCTGGCTCTTTTCCTAAATAAAGCGAAAATCAATAACGAGAAGTTTCGGGAGATATTTGCATGGTTTAGTATTGTTACAGCAACTATTGCCATTATTGGTTATTTCCATTTAGGATTGCTCACCAATCAGGCATTAAAACTTTCATTGTTATTTACTCCTATTTTATTGGCAGGCACTATAATAGGAAAACGTCTTAACAAAGTACTACCAATAACGAGTTTCAGGACTGTAAATGTTGTACTTACTTTTATTTCCTGTTTGTTGCTTTTGTATAAGTAG
- a CDS encoding IS4 family transposase produces the protein MSDMLTFGKVTVNKFCTTNTEKIGAYRMFGNNSFSHFELTEGVVSNCKANQGSTHLLCIQDTTEFNFTSHLQRIGKKDKDIGPVTKNDNAGFFCHPMLVINEKDKLPIGLSSIDLWNRNWDKQDKFERSYWKQDITEKESYRWIESARKTKSVLDKAPMLTVIGDRESDIFSEFVLIPEERTHLLVRSRINRKLAGEDVKLYEKLSQQEQKAVYDLEIKGNKKRKARTAKMSLKYVKLKIKRPEKLHDKNLPEYVELWAIEAREQPKTVPRAESPIVWRLLTTHPITEVDHAMKCLEWYGNRWFIEELFRIMKSKGFELEASQLETGAALKKQVVMALQVALTIMVLKLSLNKKEALNAELIFNQQQIEFIELLLKNEIEGKTKKQQNPYPSRSLAWCAWAIARLSGWSGYKSHGPPGYISMKNGLDTFNTKYEGYLVAMKFLKDVYKG, from the coding sequence ATGTCAGATATGCTTACCTTCGGTAAAGTTACTGTCAATAAATTTTGTACAACGAATACCGAAAAGATAGGAGCATATCGTATGTTTGGGAATAATAGTTTCAGCCATTTTGAATTAACAGAAGGTGTAGTTTCTAATTGTAAAGCCAACCAAGGTTCTACTCATCTTCTTTGTATCCAGGATACAACAGAGTTTAACTTTACCAGCCACCTACAACGGATTGGGAAAAAGGACAAGGATATTGGTCCGGTAACAAAAAATGATAATGCAGGTTTCTTTTGCCATCCGATGTTGGTGATAAACGAAAAGGATAAACTGCCTATCGGCTTGTCAAGCATTGATTTGTGGAACCGCAACTGGGACAAACAAGATAAATTTGAACGAAGTTATTGGAAACAAGATATCACAGAAAAGGAATCATACCGCTGGATTGAAAGCGCCCGAAAAACAAAATCTGTTTTAGACAAAGCACCAATGTTAACTGTTATCGGAGACAGGGAGTCTGATATTTTTAGTGAGTTTGTCCTTATCCCAGAAGAACGCACACACTTGCTCGTGCGTTCAAGAATAAACCGAAAATTGGCAGGAGAGGATGTGAAACTTTATGAAAAGTTATCGCAACAGGAACAAAAAGCTGTTTACGATTTAGAAATTAAAGGAAATAAAAAACGAAAAGCCCGGACAGCAAAAATGTCCTTAAAATATGTAAAGCTTAAAATAAAAAGGCCAGAAAAACTACATGATAAGAATCTTCCTGAATATGTTGAATTATGGGCTATTGAAGCCCGTGAACAGCCAAAGACAGTGCCCAGAGCAGAATCTCCAATAGTTTGGAGGTTATTGACTACGCACCCAATAACAGAGGTTGACCATGCAATGAAATGTTTGGAGTGGTACGGTAACAGGTGGTTTATTGAAGAACTCTTCAGAATAATGAAAAGTAAAGGCTTTGAGCTTGAAGCCTCACAGCTTGAAACCGGTGCTGCATTAAAGAAACAGGTTGTTATGGCACTTCAGGTTGCATTAACAATAATGGTGCTTAAATTATCGCTCAACAAGAAAGAAGCATTAAACGCTGAACTGATATTTAACCAACAGCAAATAGAGTTTATAGAGTTATTACTAAAAAATGAAATAGAAGGAAAAACGAAAAAACAACAAAACCCATATCCCTCCAGAAGTTTAGCATGGTGTGCATGGGCAATAGCCCGGCTTAGTGGCTGGAGCGGATATAAGTCTCATGGCCCACCAGGCTACATATCAATGAAAAATGGACTTGATACCTTTAATACTAAATATGAGGGATACCTTGTCGCAATGAAGTTCTTAAAAGATGTGTATAAAGGGTAG
- a CDS encoding RDD family protein — translation MENQNYPGVFLRVKAVITDSVLLLLLMLGIVALFDRFDNVPDFTRIAAFVFIFLLYDPLFTSSFGGTIGHFLFGIRVKRANNPEKNLIFPLAVVRYLVKALLGWLSLITVSSNKKGRAIHDMVVHSVVIFINHCQRTTH, via the coding sequence ATGGAAAATCAAAACTACCCAGGTGTATTTCTAAGAGTAAAAGCAGTAATTACCGATTCGGTACTGCTTCTGTTATTAATGTTGGGCATTGTGGCTTTGTTCGACCGGTTCGATAATGTTCCCGATTTTACACGCATAGCCGCTTTTGTATTTATTTTCCTGTTGTACGACCCGCTTTTTACCAGCAGCTTTGGCGGAACAATCGGGCATTTTTTGTTTGGTATCCGTGTAAAACGTGCCAACAATCCGGAGAAGAATCTAATTTTCCCGCTTGCCGTGGTCCGTTACCTTGTAAAAGCATTGCTGGGCTGGCTATCCTTAATAACCGTAAGCAGCAATAAGAAGGGAAGAGCCATTCACGATATGGTGGTACATTCGGTTGTTATATTTATAAATCACTGCCAGCGAACAACCCATTAG
- a CDS encoding DUF4831 family protein, which translates to MRYFALIIAVLLVIPTFGQRKKKDDDGTAPAYVEGIAYALPRTGIKVHVEAIREKFEPGPYAAYAQQLLGIKNARTRASEKWLVSTVKIETFSEPDPQQVYKAMGDIAATISLAPNGCLAGINTNRTVAVPLQTQSNKTFQKPDLDDGFSFDYFSDTPFMIPGDSTNNFRPTAVSVEQKAAEAAQRVLDCRMNQYDLAALRIDGEYPDGKAYEVSLAELKRTEQNYIKLFVGRTTTKTETYSFDYVPAANEKNAVIFRISDENGVVPASDLSGKPVMVEFEQVPGLLDKYKAEAVSDNPNAGYEGVYYRMPGMANISIIYELNKLASARATIAQFGTIAPVPEELLGGDYSIEFHPETGAIKSVQMK; encoded by the coding sequence ATGAGGTATTTCGCTTTGATAATTGCTGTGCTATTGGTGATTCCAACCTTTGGGCAGCGCAAAAAGAAGGACGACGATGGAACAGCTCCTGCTTATGTGGAGGGAATTGCTTACGCTTTGCCACGCACCGGAATTAAAGTACATGTTGAAGCCATTCGTGAAAAATTTGAACCCGGACCTTACGCTGCCTATGCCCAACAACTACTGGGAATAAAAAATGCGCGTACCAGAGCATCGGAGAAATGGCTGGTATCGACGGTTAAAATCGAAACTTTTTCGGAGCCCGATCCGCAACAGGTATATAAAGCAATGGGCGATATTGCCGCAACGATCAGCTTGGCCCCCAACGGTTGTTTGGCCGGAATAAATACAAACAGAACAGTTGCAGTTCCGCTGCAGACTCAGTCAAACAAAACCTTCCAGAAACCGGATCTTGACGATGGTTTTTCCTTTGATTATTTCTCGGATACACCGTTCATGATTCCCGGAGATTCTACCAATAATTTCCGTCCAACGGCTGTGAGCGTAGAGCAAAAAGCGGCAGAAGCGGCGCAACGTGTGCTCGATTGCCGGATGAATCAGTACGATCTGGCGGCTCTCCGCATCGACGGTGAGTACCCTGATGGTAAAGCCTATGAGGTGAGCTTGGCGGAATTAAAACGTACCGAGCAGAATTACATAAAACTGTTTGTGGGACGAACTACAACTAAAACTGAAACCTACAGTTTTGATTATGTGCCGGCAGCCAACGAAAAGAATGCGGTTATCTTCCGTATTTCGGACGAAAACGGTGTTGTTCCTGCCAGCGATCTTTCAGGAAAACCTGTTATGGTAGAGTTTGAACAGGTGCCCGGTTTATTGGATAAATATAAAGCAGAGGCCGTGTCGGACAACCCCAATGCCGGTTACGAGGGGGTTTACTACCGCATGCCGGGAATGGCTAATATCAGTATTATTTACGAGCTAAATAAATTGGCCTCGGCACGTGCAACTATTGCGCAGTTTGGAACTATTGCTCCGGTTCCTGAAGAATTATTAGGTGGTGATTATTCCATTGAATTTCACCCGGAAACTGGAGCTATAAAATCAGTTCAAATGAAATAG
- the aat gene encoding leucyl/phenylalanyl-tRNA--protein transferase — protein sequence MIQFPDPNQADDDGLLAQGGELSPEFLLSAYCQGIFPWFCEGEPILWWSPNPRMVLLPADFKLKKSLRQVLNKGIFELCIDTAFREVITACSKTKRRHEDETWITNDIIDGYVQLHKLGYAHSFETWFEGKLVGGLYGLSLGNCFFGESMFFTLTDASKFAFFHLVQFALKNNFAFIDAQQPTDHLASLGAKPIPRKDFLEMLEKALQRDTLQGKWTVD from the coding sequence ATGATACAATTTCCCGATCCGAACCAGGCCGATGATGATGGATTGTTGGCACAAGGAGGCGAGCTTTCGCCCGAGTTTTTGCTGTCGGCCTACTGCCAGGGCATTTTCCCGTGGTTTTGCGAGGGCGAACCTATTTTATGGTGGTCGCCCAACCCGCGGATGGTGTTACTGCCGGCAGATTTTAAGTTGAAGAAAAGTCTGCGGCAGGTGCTTAACAAAGGGATTTTTGAATTGTGCATCGACACAGCTTTTCGCGAAGTAATTACGGCATGTAGTAAAACCAAACGCCGCCACGAAGATGAAACCTGGATTACCAACGACATTATCGACGGCTATGTACAACTGCATAAACTAGGTTATGCTCACTCCTTCGAAACCTGGTTTGAAGGTAAACTGGTAGGCGGATTGTATGGTCTTTCGCTAGGAAATTGTTTTTTTGGAGAATCGATGTTTTTTACCCTTACCGATGCCAGCAAATTTGCCTTTTTCCACCTGGTGCAGTTTGCCCTTAAAAACAACTTTGCTTTTATTGATGCGCAGCAACCCACCGATCACCTGGCCAGTTTAGGCGCTAAACCCATTCCGCGAAAAGACTTTCTGGAAATGCTGGAAAAAGCGTTGCAGCGTGATACTTTGCAAGGGAAGTGGACGGTGGATTAG
- a CDS encoding putative sulfate exporter family transporter gives MKGIMTIKSLANNSTKFENFNLLYVIIISFCFLPFVSPAIALFIGLVLSLIGIRHKNIHKYTSRILQLSIVLLGFGMNLSDVLAASKSGFLETVVSVSCVMICGILLGKLLKVEKNISLLIATGTAICGGSAIAAVAPILNSKNYQNSFALIVVFVLNAVALFLFPLIGHKLGLSQETFGNWAAIAIHDTSSVVGAGASYGEKALQVATTVKLIRALWIIPLSLVIAFLNKSDEKKKIKLPWFILIFVVAIVFANLFPGFQTSYSHFAWLGKRGMVIALFLIGSNISIDQIKQSGVRSFALGIALWAIISVGSLFLLTR, from the coding sequence ATGAAAGGAATTATGACAATTAAAAGCCTAGCGAATAACAGTACAAAGTTTGAAAACTTTAACTTGCTGTATGTAATAATTATCAGTTTTTGTTTTCTACCGTTTGTATCTCCGGCAATTGCTTTATTTATAGGTTTAGTGCTTTCTCTTATCGGGATTAGGCACAAAAATATTCATAAATACACATCGCGTATTTTACAACTCTCTATTGTTTTATTGGGTTTTGGTATGAACCTAAGCGATGTACTTGCCGCTTCAAAAAGTGGTTTCCTCGAAACTGTAGTTTCTGTTTCCTGTGTAATGATTTGTGGTATCTTATTAGGCAAGCTTTTAAAGGTTGAAAAAAACATATCGCTTCTAATCGCAACAGGTACGGCTATTTGTGGAGGAAGTGCCATTGCAGCAGTTGCGCCTATTTTAAACAGTAAAAATTATCAAAACTCGTTTGCACTTATTGTAGTATTTGTGTTAAATGCAGTTGCGTTGTTTTTGTTTCCCTTAATTGGTCATAAGTTAGGGTTAAGCCAGGAAACTTTTGGTAACTGGGCAGCTATTGCCATTCACGATACCAGCTCGGTTGTTGGTGCGGGGGCAAGTTATGGCGAAAAAGCATTACAAGTTGCAACAACCGTAAAACTTATACGTGCTTTGTGGATTATCCCATTGTCATTGGTTATTGCTTTTCTTAATAAAAGTGACGAGAAAAAGAAAATTAAACTTCCATGGTTTATATTGATATTTGTAGTTGCCATCGTATTTGCTAATCTATTTCCCGGTTTTCAGACCAGCTATTCACATTTTGCCTGGTTAGGAAAACGCGGAATGGTTATCGCTCTGTTTCTAATTGGATCAAACATCTCAATTGACCAAATCAAACAATCCGGAGTCAGGAGTTTTGCACTAGGAATTGCCTTATGGGCAATAATCTCGGTTGGTTCATTATTTCTTTTAACCCGTTAA
- a CDS encoding DUF559 domain-containing protein, giving the protein MPSSYNKNLKQFARKLRKQGTKGEAILWRDVLKARKMRGHQFNRQFIIKNYIVDFVCRELKLIIEIDGYSHFVKSEEDYVREKELEDLGYQIIRFSEAMVIYRIDEVATEIYYAVECLEQQSGKTGKNI; this is encoded by the coding sequence ATGCCATCCTCCTACAACAAAAATCTAAAACAATTTGCCCGGAAACTTCGCAAACAAGGCACCAAAGGCGAAGCAATACTTTGGCGCGATGTTTTGAAAGCCCGAAAAATGAGAGGCCATCAGTTTAACCGGCAATTTATTATCAAAAACTACATCGTCGACTTTGTGTGCAGAGAACTAAAACTAATCATTGAAATTGATGGCTATTCACATTTTGTTAAGTCAGAAGAAGACTATGTTCGCGAGAAAGAATTAGAAGATCTTGGCTATCAGATTATTCGTTTTTCAGAAGCAATGGTGATCTACCGGATTGATGAAGTTGCTACAGAAATTTATTATGCTGTTGAGTGTTTGGAACAGCAATCTGGCAAAACGGGTAAAAATATCTAA
- a CDS encoding RNA polymerase sigma factor, producing the protein MKKETKEIDFELIKATLSGDKVALNQLIGKHYSFTFNVCLKMLYSHQDAEDVNQEIWIKIITRLKKFHFESAFTTWLYRIAVNHILDLKKKSIENEITKGFDGYAENLASIKNQELNGEEKIILKDAIEEAKFSCMSGMLMCLDREQRLIYVMGDIFKIDHKVGSEIFDVSIDNYRQKLSRARKDLFNFMNNNCSLVNKNNPCTCSKKTKGFIKLGYVNPESLKFNNNFKKTIFDNLVEKSDKLDDINAEYHTRLFQKLPFEEKPTTILDEILNEEKLKSLLNLN; encoded by the coding sequence ATGAAGAAGGAAACCAAAGAAATAGATTTTGAATTAATTAAAGCAACTTTGTCTGGCGACAAGGTTGCTTTAAACCAGTTGATTGGTAAGCATTATTCTTTTACGTTTAATGTTTGCCTGAAAATGTTGTATAGTCATCAAGACGCAGAAGATGTAAATCAAGAAATCTGGATTAAGATTATTACACGATTAAAGAAATTTCATTTTGAGAGTGCCTTCACAACCTGGTTGTATCGAATTGCCGTTAATCACATTCTAGACTTGAAAAAGAAAAGTATCGAAAATGAAATAACAAAAGGATTTGATGGGTATGCCGAAAATCTTGCAAGTATTAAAAATCAAGAATTAAACGGGGAAGAAAAAATAATACTGAAAGACGCTATTGAAGAAGCAAAATTTAGTTGTATGTCCGGAATGTTAATGTGCTTAGATAGAGAGCAACGATTAATTTACGTAATGGGCGATATATTTAAAATTGACCATAAAGTAGGTAGTGAAATTTTTGATGTTAGTATAGACAATTACCGACAAAAACTATCGAGAGCAAGAAAAGACTTGTTTAATTTTATGAATAACAATTGTAGTTTAGTGAACAAAAACAATCCTTGCACTTGCAGTAAGAAAACAAAAGGATTTATAAAACTTGGCTATGTAAATCCTGAAAGTTTAAAGTTTAACAACAATTTCAAAAAAACAATTTTTGATAATTTAGTAGAAAAGTCAGATAAACTGGATGATATAAATGCAGAATATCACACTCGACTCTTTCAAAAACTCCCTTTCGAAGAAAAACCAACCACTATTTTAGATGAAATACTGAATGAAGAAAAGTTAAAATCCTTATTGAATCTTAACTAA
- a CDS encoding PLP-dependent aminotransferase family protein has protein sequence MEKPSFEKKLSKNYRNIPPSFVRNILNVAENKQFISFAGGLPNPELFPANEIRESANAVLKESAGKILQYAGSMGYYPLRDWIAKRYSNKYNMNISANQVVITNGSQQAIDILARLFIDRGDGVVIEKPSYLGAIQALSAYRPEFCQVDLEEDGANLWQVEDWFLKDDLKLMYAVPNAQNPSGISYSASKRKHLAELLKTYDKFLIEDDPYNEIYFEHCFPAPVKKYATNNVAWTGSFSKMIAPGLRNGWVILPDELVPHFDKAKQSTDLNPNNLTQFVIQHYLTNNDLEKHLQAVRKKYNEQYQAMQEAINRFFPEDVSCTTPSGGMFIWLTLPAGISSVDLVQETMKKGVVFVPGNSFYTDGSGQEHIRLNFSNAHLQEIEKGIKIIASELKKMMVSVC, from the coding sequence ATGGAAAAACCATCATTTGAAAAAAAGTTATCGAAAAATTACCGCAACATTCCCCCCTCCTTTGTTCGAAATATTTTAAATGTTGCTGAAAACAAACAGTTTATTTCATTCGCCGGCGGACTGCCAAATCCCGAATTATTCCCGGCTAACGAAATTCGGGAATCAGCCAATGCGGTGTTAAAAGAGTCTGCCGGAAAGATTTTGCAATATGCGGGTTCGATGGGCTACTACCCGCTTCGCGATTGGATTGCCAAACGCTATTCCAACAAATACAACATGAATATTTCAGCCAATCAGGTGGTTATCACCAATGGATCGCAACAAGCCATTGATATTCTCGCTCGCTTGTTTATCGACCGCGGAGATGGTGTAGTAATTGAAAAACCCAGCTATTTAGGTGCCATTCAGGCTTTATCTGCATACCGACCAGAATTTTGTCAGGTTGATTTGGAAGAAGACGGTGCCAATCTTTGGCAAGTAGAAGACTGGTTCCTGAAAGATGATTTAAAGCTGATGTATGCCGTACCTAATGCTCAAAATCCTTCAGGTATTAGTTACTCCGCATCAAAAAGAAAACACCTGGCAGAGCTTTTAAAGACTTACGATAAGTTTCTGATCGAGGATGATCCATACAATGAAATATATTTCGAACACTGCTTTCCTGCTCCGGTAAAAAAATATGCCACTAACAACGTTGCATGGACCGGATCGTTTTCGAAAATGATTGCGCCGGGGTTACGAAACGGATGGGTAATTTTGCCCGATGAGCTGGTTCCACATTTCGACAAGGCTAAACAGTCGACCGATTTAAACCCGAACAATTTAACCCAGTTTGTCATTCAACACTATTTAACCAATAACGATCTGGAAAAACATTTGCAAGCGGTGCGAAAAAAGTATAATGAACAATACCAGGCTATGCAGGAGGCAATCAATCGCTTTTTCCCAGAGGATGTTTCCTGCACAACGCCATCCGGGGGAATGTTTATCTGGTTAACCTTACCGGCCGGAATTTCGTCGGTCGATCTTGTACAGGAAACCATGAAAAAAGGAGTGGTTTTTGTTCCCGGCAACTCGTTTTACACCGATGGAAGCGGACAGGAACACATCCGATTAAATTTTTCGAATGCCCACTTACAAGAAATTGAAAAAGGAATAAAAATTATAGCCTCTGAATTGAAGAAAATGATGGTTAGCGTTTGTTAA
- a CDS encoding DUF2007 domain-containing protein, translating into MIKLETLVRSNIPVDCHILKGRLETEGIDCFVFDEHIVWVHPFRALAVGGVKLKVPSHQLEPAVAIIEHLKKGRFVDEKGQYKISEILQAEYERQQEVLRIKSVICNNPALLDKPAELETSLLTPGEVAEIVIEEKEFQIQASKKLDFVWKDFFYELFDFDRDLFKYLRIRPVEYYLEKELVDRYNSHPDTENVVICPNCKSDNTIYGFAIDYKWDVLYLVLSLLIATPFPLIRKKTHCFNCGHDFNA; encoded by the coding sequence ATGATTAAACTCGAAACACTAGTTCGCTCAAACATTCCGGTGGACTGCCATATATTAAAAGGCCGTCTCGAAACAGAAGGTATAGATTGTTTTGTTTTTGACGAGCATATTGTCTGGGTTCATCCCTTTAGAGCGCTTGCTGTTGGAGGAGTTAAGTTAAAAGTACCATCGCACCAGTTGGAGCCGGCAGTTGCAATAATCGAACACCTGAAAAAAGGCCGTTTTGTGGATGAAAAGGGGCAATACAAAATCAGCGAAATCCTTCAGGCGGAATATGAACGGCAACAAGAAGTTTTAAGAATCAAATCGGTAATTTGTAATAATCCGGCTTTGCTGGATAAGCCTGCCGAACTGGAAACGTCGCTATTAACCCCCGGTGAAGTAGCTGAAATTGTTATAGAAGAAAAGGAATTTCAAATCCAGGCAAGCAAGAAACTGGATTTCGTCTGGAAAGATTTCTTCTACGAATTGTTCGATTTCGACCGGGATCTTTTTAAGTATTTGCGCATCCGGCCGGTTGAATATTATCTGGAAAAAGAGCTGGTAGATCGTTATAATTCTCATCCCGACACCGAAAATGTGGTGATTTGTCCCAACTGTAAATCAGATAACACTATATATGGATTTGCAATTGATTATAAATGGGATGTGTTATACCTGGTCTTGTCGCTGCTAATAGCCACTCCTTTTCCGTTAATCCGTAAAAAAACGCACTGTTTTAATTGTGGTCATGATTTTAATGCGTAG